In Mycolicibacterium mucogenicum DSM 44124, the following are encoded in one genomic region:
- a CDS encoding GAP family protein: MWATVLMFAVMAMWDPVRLGVAVFVVMRNRPIPALFVFCLGGLTSSLLVGLSAVYLLHGTTKRLIADMNSTTDSIDPADAKLAIGGLVLLVAVALLFRAGTKTPVPVPVPVAAGGAGTAGELEPEDPPEAPTSSLTARLTTWARQLMRSQSLWMSFLAGLWAGPGPHVELVGALGVILASGQCKSTQIAAVVMYAVVSFAFAEIPLLCYLVAPAKTQQYLSLVPNWLRARRIWVMATALTLLGLYLVVTGTLS, from the coding sequence GTGTGGGCCACCGTATTGATGTTCGCCGTCATGGCGATGTGGGATCCAGTCCGACTCGGGGTGGCGGTCTTCGTCGTGATGCGCAACCGCCCCATCCCTGCGCTGTTCGTGTTCTGCCTCGGCGGTCTCACCTCGAGCCTGCTCGTGGGCCTCAGTGCCGTGTACCTGTTGCACGGCACCACCAAACGCCTCATCGCGGACATGAATTCGACGACCGATTCCATCGATCCGGCTGATGCCAAACTGGCGATCGGCGGCCTGGTGCTCCTGGTCGCGGTGGCACTGCTGTTCCGGGCCGGCACCAAGACCCCGGTGCCGGTACCGGTGCCGGTGGCGGCAGGAGGTGCCGGCACAGCCGGGGAGCTCGAGCCGGAGGACCCGCCGGAGGCGCCGACGTCGTCCCTGACGGCGCGGTTGACGACCTGGGCCCGACAGCTGATGCGGAGCCAGTCGCTGTGGATGTCGTTCCTGGCCGGACTCTGGGCCGGCCCAGGGCCGCACGTCGAATTGGTCGGCGCGCTCGGGGTGATCCTCGCGTCCGGCCAGTGCAAGTCGACGCAGATCGCTGCGGTTGTCATGTATGCCGTCGTATCGTTCGCGTTCGCCGAAATCCCACTGCTGTGCTACTTGGTGGCGCCCGCGAAGACACAGCAGTACCTGAGCCTGGTGCCGAATTGGCTACGAGCGCGGCGCATCTGGGTGATGGCCACCGCACTGACCCTGTTGGGCCTGTACCTCGTGGTCACCGGCACGCTGTCGTAG
- a CDS encoding RNA-binding S4 domain-containing protein — protein MNDVPIRDESIRLGQFLKLASLIDSGADAKAVIAEGMVEVNGEIETRRGRQLKRGDVVGFAGNQARVASYDQ, from the coding sequence ATGAACGACGTGCCGATCCGCGACGAGTCGATCCGGCTGGGCCAATTCCTCAAGCTGGCCTCGCTGATCGACAGCGGCGCCGACGCCAAGGCGGTGATCGCCGAAGGCATGGTCGAAGTCAACGGCGAGATCGAAACCCGCCGCGGCCGGCAACTGAAGCGCGGCGATGTGGTTGGTTTCGCAGGAAACCAGGCGAGGGTTGCCAGCTACGACCAGTAG
- a CDS encoding mannosyltransferase, producing MGTGGRLGQALGRTDGWRALAPVVMLGSVVVSVIVNSATDPIDFHIYVLGGAALEQPGSLYHTAYLDPAHHETMPFVYPPFAAMVFYPLHFVPFGLAVTAWRLGIIAALFVVIRLSQKMIGVVDDRVAMLWSAGAIWLEPIVGNIKHATIGVFLMILVMAAASGSRWWLSGLLLGLGTGIKLTPAAGGLYCAGMRRPATAGFAATVFIATLAVSSLVAGDRVRYFFTDFIGQDKLFTYGNVYNQSWRGGIARIVGHDPGMGPLVWTAIAATALLAACAWWALGDAGSAPDRLGRLLVVMLVALVASPVSWTAHWVWLVPLLIWLLHGPWREAPGARWLWWAWAVTTLAAVPNMLAQLQVNRWEISRPWYEAWAGLIYPILTLATLAWLVATGLAARRRQHPPTGTTGPGNFTRKTGYPTDIVGR from the coding sequence GTGGGGACCGGTGGACGTCTTGGGCAGGCGCTGGGCAGAACCGACGGTTGGCGCGCACTGGCGCCGGTCGTGATGCTCGGCAGCGTGGTGGTGTCCGTCATCGTCAATTCGGCCACCGATCCGATCGACTTTCACATCTACGTCCTCGGCGGTGCCGCGCTCGAGCAGCCGGGCTCGCTCTATCACACGGCGTATCTCGATCCCGCTCACCACGAAACGATGCCCTTTGTTTACCCACCCTTCGCGGCCATGGTGTTCTACCCACTCCATTTCGTGCCGTTCGGCCTGGCCGTCACCGCCTGGCGGCTCGGCATCATCGCCGCGCTGTTCGTGGTGATCCGGCTGTCCCAGAAGATGATCGGCGTCGTCGACGACCGAGTCGCCATGCTGTGGTCGGCGGGAGCAATCTGGCTCGAGCCCATCGTCGGCAACATCAAGCACGCCACGATCGGCGTCTTTCTGATGATTCTCGTCATGGCGGCTGCCAGTGGTTCTCGATGGTGGCTGTCAGGGCTGCTGCTCGGATTGGGGACGGGCATCAAGCTGACCCCCGCAGCCGGCGGGCTGTACTGCGCCGGCATGCGGCGCCCGGCGACGGCAGGTTTCGCTGCGACGGTTTTCATTGCCACGCTTGCGGTTTCGTCTCTGGTTGCCGGCGACAGGGTGCGCTATTTCTTCACCGACTTCATCGGGCAGGACAAGCTTTTCACCTACGGCAACGTGTACAACCAGTCATGGCGGGGCGGGATTGCCCGCATCGTGGGCCACGACCCGGGGATGGGGCCTCTGGTGTGGACTGCGATCGCCGCCACGGCCCTCCTTGCGGCATGTGCCTGGTGGGCGTTGGGTGACGCGGGATCAGCCCCGGACCGGCTGGGCCGCCTGCTGGTGGTGATGCTCGTCGCGCTGGTGGCCTCCCCGGTGTCGTGGACCGCCCATTGGGTGTGGCTTGTGCCACTGCTGATTTGGTTACTGCACGGCCCATGGCGAGAGGCACCTGGCGCCCGGTGGTTGTGGTGGGCGTGGGCGGTCACCACGCTGGCGGCCGTACCGAACATGCTGGCGCAACTGCAGGTCAACCGTTGGGAGATCAGCCGCCCCTGGTACGAGGCGTGGGCCGGACTGATCTATCCGATCCTCACGCTGGCCACCCTGGCGTGGCTGGTTGCCACCGGTCTGGCTGCGCGCCGGCGACAGCACCCGCCGACGGGTACGACGGGCCCCGGCAACTTCACCCGGAAGACCGGATACCCGACCGATATAGTCGGCCGGTGA